In Eleutherodactylus coqui strain aEleCoq1 chromosome 11, aEleCoq1.hap1, whole genome shotgun sequence, a single window of DNA contains:
- the LOC136581686 gene encoding Fanconi anemia core complex-associated protein 24-like, giving the protein MSIINRFQSTPVRAGASTVLYGYVIVREKWRGTELAQLLQEKVNLVFEDGLGLVDFHLSQRACILYISETDLVSGNEFKRRLVRFRKVSNLQLRGIVLAERTRLSDQYYSPVQNFVVLELGMTLLPVTNRSEAAQLIFHLNAE; this is encoded by the exons ATGTCCATCAT TAACAGGTTCCAGAGCACCCCGGTGAGGGCCGGAGCCTCCACCGTTCTGTATGGATACGTAATTGTGAGAGAAAAATGGCGAGGAACCGAACTGGCGCAGTTATTACAAG AGAAGGTGAATTTGGTGTTTGAAGATGGCCTGGGACTAGTAGACTTCCATCTGTCGCAGCGAGCCTGCATCCTGTACATATCAGAGACTGACCTGGTATCCGGGAACGAGTTCAAAAGAAGACTGGTCCGCTTCCGGAAGGTAAGTAATCTT CAATTGAGGGGCATCGTTCTAGCGGAGAGGACGCGGCTCAGCGATCAGTACTATTCTCCAGTGCAGAACTTCGTGGTGCTGGAGCTCGGCATGACGTTACTCCCTGTCACCAATCGGAGTGAAGCGGCTCAGCTTATATTTCATTTA AATGCAGAGTAG